The following DNA comes from Mycobacteroides immunogenum.
GCCGGTGCAAGAGATGATCCTGGTGGCGCTCGCGGCATTCGGCGCTGGTGCGATCAACGTGGTTGCCGGGTCAGGCACCCTCATCACCTTCCCCACCCTCATCGCCTTTGGCTACCCACCCGTGGTGGCCACGATGTCGAACGCCATCGGACTGACCGTCGGCAGCATGACGGGCGTGTGGGGGTACCGCCGGGAACTCTCGGGGCAATGGCCCCGGCTCAAGTGGCAGATTCCCGCGGTACTGCTCGGTGCGCTCATCGGATCGTTCCTGCTGTTGCATCTGCCCGAGAAGACATTCGTCACCGTGGTGCCGATTCTGCTGATCCTGGCACTGGCGCTCGTGGTGGTCGGCCCCAAGATCCAGGCCTGGGCACGACGGCGTTCGGAAGCGCAGGGCCTGGACGCCGACCACGTGCCGCCCGGCCGGATGGCGGCACTCACCGGAGGAAACTTCCTCGTCGGCATCTACGGCGGGTACTTCACCGCCGCCCAGGGCATCATGCAGATCGCGGTGATGGGCGCGCTGCTGCCCGAATCCATGCAACGGATGAACGCGGCCAAAAACGTGCTCGCCATGATCACCAATATCGTTGCCGCCCTTGCTTACACCATCGTCGCGTTCGACCGGGTGAGCTGGACGGCGGCGGGCATCATCGCGGCGGGCTCATTTGTGGGCGGTCTCGCCGGCGCCCGCTGGGGGCGCAGACTCTCCCCAGGCGCGCTGCGTGCGGTCATCGTCGCCGTCGGCCTCATCGGCCTGTGGCGCCTGCTCTTCTGACTACTCCCCCGTTCGACACGCCGCGTTGTGATCCATCGTGCGAGTAACTCGCGCACAACGCGGCGTGTCGGCGGTGAGGAACTAGACGACCTGGGTGAACGCCCCGGCCAGTGTGTAGCGGACATTCTTGTTGGCCCGCGGGCTGGAGACGGACACCTGAATCTTCGGCTCGGGCTCGTTGGCGAAGAACTTGTCGACGGACAGGTGCGTCACCTTGCCGTCCTCGATGCCGGAATCCTTGACGGCCGAGTTCAATACCGTCGCCAACACCGCGGGGTCGACGGTGTCGCTCTTGAACGAGCTCTCCTCGACGATGCCCGGCTCGTTGTCACTGACGTCGACGGGCGTCGACTTCACGCTGGCGCCGTCGTACCGGTACTCGTCGACGTTCTCGCGCTTCTTCGGGTCGATGGCCCGCACCGCCATGGACGGCCCGGCAATAGAGATGCTGAGATAGTCGGCCGGGTTCGCGCCGATCTTCTCGTTGACTGTGTTGAAGGCCTTGCCCAGCGCGTCGGCGTTCCACCGGCCGATGTCATTGCTCGGGGCGCCGGCAGCCTGCGACGCGGCCGATTCCAGCGCGTCCGTTGCCTTTCGGCGCACGTCCGAACATCCGACCACCGACATACTCAAGGCCACACCCAGCGCGATTACCCGCGTATACACCGACAACTCCTCCTGTTGGACTTCACAGCATTCGGTAAGGAACCTAGCGGAAGGTTCTCAGCCTCAGGCTGTTCAGTACCACGAAGACAGATGACATCGCCATCGCCGCACCCGCGATCATCGGGTTGAGCAAACCCAGCGCTGCCAACGGAATCGCGGCGGTGTTGTAGGCGAACGCCCAGAACAGGTTTGCCTTGATGGTGCCGAGTGTCTTGCGGGACAGACGCAGTGCCGTCGGCACCGTGGTGAGGTCGCCCCGCACCAGTGTCAGGTCGCTGGCCTCGATCGCGGCGTCGGTTCCGGTACCCATGGCCATGCCGATATCGGCGGTGGCCAGAGCCGCGGAGTCGTTGACCCCGTCGCCGACCATGGCAACCTTCTTGCCCTCGGCTTGCAGCCGCTTGACGACGTCGGCCTTCTCGGTGGGCTTGACCCCGGCGATGACATCGCCGGGGGCGATACCGACTTCCGCGGCGACGCGTGCGGCCACTTCCGCGTTGTCTCCGGTAAGCAACACCGGCGTGATGCCCATGGCCTTGAGTTCGTCGATGGCCTGACGGCTGGAGGGCTTCACCGTGTCGGCCACCTCGATCTCGCCGCGGCGCAATCCGCCCCAGCTGACCGCGGCCGTGGTGTTCTGCCCCGGCATGGCCTCAATCGAAACCTCATGGCCGTCGACGACACCGCTGACCCCGATACCCGGCTCGTTGCGGAAGCCGGTGACGGGCGACAAGGAAAGTCGAGCCGATGCCGCGGCCGCAACGATGGCCTTGGCGACCGGGTGTTCAGAGGCAGCCTCCACGGAGGCGGCGATCCGCAGCACTTCGTCGGCATCGGCCACACCCGATCCGACGCTGCGCCGCACCGCCACCACACTCATCGCACCGGTGGTCACGGTCCCGGTCTTGTCGAGCACCACGGTGTCGATGTCCTTGACGTTCTCCAGTACCTCGGGGCCCTTGATCAGCACGCCGAGCTGCGCTCCCCGGCCGGTGCCCACCAGAATCGCCGTGGGTGTGGCCAGCCCGAGCGCGCATGGGCACGCGATGATCAGCACTGCCACCGCCGCCGTGAACGCCGAGGCCAGCGGATAACCCTGCGCTGTCCAGGCCACAAACGTGAACGCCGCGATGATGAGCACCGCCGGCACGAATACCGCCGACACCCGATCGGCGAGCCGCTGCACCTGCGCCTTACCGGTCTGCGCATCGGACACCAGCTGGGCCATCAGGGCCAGCTGGGTGTCGGCGCCCACCTTGGTGGCGCGCACCACGATCCGTCCGTGGGTGTTCACGTAGCCGCCCAGTACCGAGCCGCCCGCAGTCACCTCAACGGGCACCGATTCGCCCGTCATGGTGGAGGTGTCCAGGGCCGAGTGGCCTTCGACCACCACACCGTCGGTGGCGACGCGCTCACCCGGGCGCACCACGAACTCGTCGCCCACCACGAGTTGCTCGACGGGGATGCGCGTCTCGTGCCCGCCCCGCAGCACCGCGACATCCTTGGCCCCCAGGGACAGCAGGGCGCGCAGGGCCGAGCCCGCCGAGCGCTTGGCGCGCGATTCGGCGAACCGGCCCGCGAGCAGGAACACCGTGACCGCCGCGACCACCTCGAAGTAGACGTGGGTTTCGCCGTGGGTATGTCCGGCGCTGGTGAACAGCACCCACAGCGACCACACATAGGCCGCGATCGTGCCCAGCGACACCAGAGTGTCCATCGTCGAGGCGCCGTGGCGCGCGTTGACGAAGGCCGCGCGGTGGAAGGGGTAGCCGCCCCACAGCAGGATGGGCGTGGTCAACGCCGCAACCACGATCTCCCACCCGGAGAAGTGCCAGGGCATCACCATCGAGATGGCCACCACAGGAATGGCCAGGATCAGCGAGCCGATGAGCCGCGGCTTGAGCTGATCGTCCGGCACATCGTGATTCATGTGGTCCTGCGGATCATGCCCCTCGTGCTCATGCCCATCGTGATGGGCGGCGTGCGCCGAGCCGCCGACCACACGGGCCTTGTAGCCCACGGACTCGACAGCCTTGACCAGATCCTCACCGGAGACCGAGTCGTCGTGTTCGACACGGGCGCTTTCCAGCGCCAGGTTCACACGAGCGTTCACACCGGTGATCTTGTTAAGTCCCTTTTCCACACGGGAGGCGCATGAGGCGCAGGTCATCCCGTGCAGCTGTAGATCAGTGGTCTCCATGACCGTAATCATACCCCTGGGGGGTACCGATGCAAGCGGCTGCACGGTGATCACGAACACCCCGCGATATCGCCATGACCAGGAATATTCCGGCGACAGCGGTGAGCGCGAGCGCCCGCGCCACCCCCGCACCATCCAGTGCCGTGAAATACAGCGTCGGCTCGCCCTTCGCCACCGGTGCGACCTCCGTGGGGACGCGGGCCGCCGCCCCCGCCCATGCGGCGAGCGCTATCGCCACCGCTGCCAGCACCAGATCTACCGCTACCCGCGCGCCAATCTTCACCACTGCTCACTCTCGATATCGATCTCTGGGTCATCACCCAGATCCATGCCTGCCGGTGGCGCGGGCACCAGTGTGGTGAGCGCCGCCCGCAGCTCCTCATGCTTCTTGGCCCAGGCCTGTGCACGACGGCCCCCGGTCAGGCGCAGACCTACCGGTTTACGCCCCTTGGGCACGCCCGTCAGTTCCCCCAGCGGACGGGATTCCTCCCAGATATGCCGGTCGTCATCGGGATACAGCCACTTGATCTGGCTGACCGCCAAGGTTTCGCCGCCCTGCCGCAGCTCGGTGGGCGTGAGTTCCACGGTCGCGTGTACGCGCACGGCGTAGATCTGCAGCGAGACGAAGAAGGCCACCAGCGCCGCGGCGATCAACGGCATGACAGGACTGAGGCCCCCGTTGCCCCACACCTGCAGGCCGAACATGATCAACCCGGCGAGCGGGCCCAGCAACAACCACAACCAGCGGCCACCCGGCTCATAGAACAGGCGCGGCTCGCCGTCCGGCTCCTCAGCCATGATCGTCTCCGTCGAACCACTCCTGCGCGACCGGCCTGATGATCAGCACATTGGCGACGATCAGCGCCAGCGCGGCAATCAGCAGCAGCGGACCCACCGAGCCCGAACTCGCCATGGCGATGGCGCCCAGCACCGACACCAGGGACAGCGCGATCAACGCCCGGCGATAGCGCTTGTCCCCCTGCCGGGTGCGGCCGGCCAGGAAGGCGATGGCCGCGGCCAACACGATGCACAGCACTCCCCAGGCCCGGAAATAGGTCACCAGATTGTGCACGTCCTCGTCGGTGAGTTCGGGTTTCGCGGCGGCCCGCACCGCGTCATAGCGCTGGGTCACCCCGGCGAGCCCGTTGAGGAAAAGTGCCGCCGCCGAAACCACCCAAAACCAGAACGCCACGTCGACACTGCGGGGACGCGGCTGTTTGGGAGTCATTCGGGGCCCTTTGTCATTCGGGCAGCGTATCGGGGTGCTAGCGCTGCCTCGTCAGGTACGCGGTGGAGTCCTCCCGATGCAGCAGGAACAGTCCGCCGCAGATCAGGACGGATGCGGTGATGCCGGTAAGCGCCTGCACAATCGCCGGCACACCCTGCAGATCGATCAGACGCGTCGCGGTGAATACCACCGAGCCGACGGCGCCGCCGGTCAGGAAGGTGCGGGCCAGCCGGTAACCCGCGCGCATCAGGAAGACGCCCGTGACGACCAGGGCACCCACCACGACCACGATGAAGCCGTTGAAGGCATAGACCGTCCACAGCGGGGCCACCTTGTGCACCTCAGGGTCCTGCTCCCATTGCCCGACGTTCGCGGCGAAGTAACTCACGATCATCAGCGGGAGCGCGGCCAGCCAGAGCCAACAGCCGGTATCGATATCGTCAGGTCGCGGCTTGGCCGGACCTGTTGAGGGTTGCCCGGCCAATCCGCTCCGATGGTGCGGATCGGGATACATCACCCACCCACGGTAATGGAGAGGCCAGGGGCACCGCCCTTGGCAAACTGATCGGCGAGGGATCTAGTGGTGAACATCGCAGGAAGGAGCCGTGGCGGCGCTAGCCGGAAAGCCATCCGGCGACATCTGCCGCCCAATAGGTCAGCACAATATCGGCTCCCGCGCGCCGGATGGAGGTCAGTGTCTCCAGCGCCATGGCCTGCAGGTCGATCCAATTGTTTTGCGCGGCAGCACAGATCATCGCGTACTCGCCCGATACCTGATACGCGGCCACCGGCACGGGTGAGGCATCGGCCACCTGGCGCAGCACATCGAGATAGGACATCGCCGGTTTCACCATGACGATGTCGGCGCCCTCCTGGACATCGAGTTCGAGCTCGCGCAGGGCTTCACGGCCGTTGGCCACGTCCTGCTGATAGCTGCGCCGATCTCCGCGCAGCGACGAGCCCACGGCCTCCCGGAACGGACCGAAGAATGCTGACGCGTATTTGGCGGTGTAGGCCATGATGATCACGCTGGTGTGTCCGGCGGCATCCAGACCTTCACGAATGGCGGCCACCTGGCCGTCCATCATGCCGCTGGGACCCACCACGCGTGCACCCGAATTTGCTTGCGCCACAGCCATGTCCACGTATTGCGCGAGCGTCGCGTCGTTATCCACCAGGCCGGAGGCATCCAGCACCCCGCAGTGTCCGTGATCGGTGAACTCATCGAGACAGGTATCGGCCATCAAGACGGTGGAATCACCCAGGTCCGCCGACAACACCGACAACGCCCGGTTCAGGATGCCGTCGGCGGCCAAACCGGCGCTGCCGGTGGCATCTTTGTCCTTCTCTTGCGGCACCCCGAACAGCATCAGCCCGCCGACACCGGCCTTGACGGCATCTTCGGCGGCCCGGCGCAGCGATTCGGTGCTGTGCTGCACCACACCCGGCAGCGACGAGATCGCCTTGGGCTCGGAGAGTCCGTCGGCCACGAACATCGGCAGCACCAATTGCCGTGGCGCCAGCGTGGTCTCGGCCACCAACCGGCGGATGGCCGGGGTGGCCCGCAGGCGGCGAGGCCGCTGGTAGGGAAAGGGCAAGGTAACGGCCTCCGCTAGCTTTCCGCTTATCTCCGCCGGCTCTTCTTACGCGGCGGCGGCAACGCACCCTCGGTACGCAGCCGGGCGGCGTGCTCGGCAAGAGCCTCGACCAGCGGACCAACGGCCGCGGTCTCCGGCTGCACGTCCACCCGCAGCCCGAATTCGATGGCGGTCTCGGCCGTCTTGGGCCCGATGCACGCCACGATGGTGCGAGCATGCGGCTTGCCGGCGATGCCCACCAGGTTGCGCACCGTAGAGCTCGAGGTGAAGCAGACGGCGTCGAATCCACCGGTCTTGATCATCTCGCGGGTTTGCGCCGCGGGCGGTGCCGCACGCACGGTGCGGTAGGCGGTCACGTCATCGATCTCCCAGCCGCGCTCCCGCAGACCTTCGGCGAGGGTCTCGGTGGCAATGTCGGCGCGCGGCAACAGCACCCGGTTCACCGGGTCGAAAACGTCGTCGTAGGGCGGGAATTCGTCGAGCAGGCCCAGCGAGGACTGCTCACCGGCGGGCACCAACTCGGGGTTGATCCCGAAGGCGCGCACCTTCTCGGCGGTGGCCTGGCCCACACATGCGATCTTCACGCCGGAGAACGCGCGCGCGTCCAGACCGAACTCCGCGAACTTCTCCCACACGGCACGCACCGCGTTGGTGGAGGTGAACACCACCCACTGGTATCGGCCATCGACCAAGCCCTTGACGGCCCTTTCCATTTGCGCGGGGCTGCGCGGCGGCTCGACAGCGATGGTGGGTACCTCGACGGGCAGCGCGCCGTAACCGACCAGCTTCTCGCTCATCTCGCCGGCCTGATCCTTGGTGCGCGGCACCAGCACGGTCCAGCCGTACAGGGCACGACTCTCCCACCAATTGAGCTTGGAGCGTCCGCCGACCACGCGGCCGATTGTCAGCACCAGGGCGCCTGTCATCGGTCCGTGCGGGTCATTGGCGTCCACCGGGACTCCGTCGATCAGCGAGCCCAGCGTGGTCTCCACGGTGCGCTGCGCGCAGGTGGTGCCCTGCGCGGTGACGGCGACCAGAGTCTGGTCGGCCAGTCCGTGCTCGATGAGCGACTTGGCGGCATCGGGTACATGCGTCGGGGTGGCGTGCAGAATCAGCGGGCCGGGGGCAGCGGCCAGCGCCGCCCAATCCACATCGCCGCGCACGTCGGCGACGGTGTGGGCCGAACCCGGGGGCAGACCCGCGTAGGCGGGGACCGCGGTGCTCGACGACAGGCCGGGCAGGATTTCGAATGCCACCTGGGTCCGCGTGACCGCGTGCACCTCGGCGAGCACCGAATCGATGGAGAGTGGGTCGCCGGCGACCAGCCGCACCACGTCCATCCCGTTCTTGGCCTCGGCGACGAGCGTCTTGGCGACATCGGCGGGATCACCCAGGGCAGGGCGAATGTCGATGGTGAGCGGGGGCTCGGCGGCGGCCTCGTTGTCGGCCGCGGCGGGCGCCTCGTCTCCGGCCGTCGCGGGTTTGACGGGCGCGGGTTCAGGAAGTTCGACCGCCGACCCGACGAGATCGAGTACCGCCTGCGGTACGTCGGGATCGGTGAACGCGACCGTGGCGCCTGTAAGCACCGCGCGCGCCCGGACGGTCAACAGACCGGGGTCTCCAGGTCCGGAACCAACGAACAGAATGCGCCCTGGCTTCTTACGCCCTCGGGTCACTACTGCCTCCCATATCGGCGGTTTGCGCCGCCTATTCAGCTGTCATCAGTGCTCGCGCACCGAGATCGAGCAGTTCCCTCGCGACCGCGAGCCCAAGCTCGGCGGCCCGATCGGGGGTACCAATCCCGGAGGCCCGAATCACGTCAGATCCGTCCAGCGCCGCCGCACATCCGCGCAACGACAGTTCGTCGAAGACGCGGCCTTCCTCATCAATCGACTCGACCACCTCGGCGATCGCGCCGACTGGTGCGGTACAGCCCGCCTCCAGCTCGGCAAGCAGAGCCCTTTCAGCGGTCACCGCGGCGCGCGTGTCGGCGTGATCGAGTTCCGCCAGCACAGCCACCAGATCGGTGGCCTCACTGCGGCACTCCACCGCCAGCGCTCCTTGAGCCGGCGCGGGCAACACCTGCACCGGTTCCAGTGTCTCGGTGATGTGGTCCAGACGTCCGATTCGGGCCAAACCCGCCCGGGCGACTACCACACCATCAAGATCACCATTGGAGACCCTGCTCAACCTGGTATCCAGGTTGCCTCTTAGGGGGCGAATTTCCAAACCGAGACCCAGTGCTCTAAGCTGCGCGGCCCGCCGCGGAGACGAGGTACCGATGACAGATCCAGCGGGCAACTCCCCCAGCACCAATCCGTCCCGCGCCACCAAGGCATCGCGATAGTCCTCACGCGGCGGAATCGCGGGTATCACGAAGCGCGGATCGGCAGCCGTCGGCAAATCTTTGTAGGAGTGCACGGCAACATCGACCACATCGCCGGCCATGGCCTCGCGCAGAGCGGCCGTGAAAACCCCCACACCGATTTGCTCCACGGGCGCGGCCGACTGGTCTCCGGCGGTGGTCACGATTACCAGCTCGGCCTCGTGCCCCTTGGCGCGCAGCGCGTCCCGAATGACCCCGGCTTGAGTCGTCGCCAACAGGCTGCCGCGGGTACCAATTCGGATCATGGATGAGCCTCTCGGGCGATGACGGTCACGGTTGGGCGAGCCTCTCGGCGTGGAACATCAACCACGACGCGCTATTCGTGCAATTCCTTTGCTGCCAGCGGTAGTTCACCGGCCGTCGCGACCGCCTCAACGGTGTGCGGATCGAGTTCGAACAGCTCGCGCAACGCCTCGGCATAGCTGTCGCCGCCGGGAGCCGATGCCAGCTGCTTCACCCGCACGGTAGGGGCGTGCAGCAGCTTGTCGACGACCCGGCGCACGGTCTTGGCAACCTCGTCCCGTTCGGCCCCGGCCAGACCCGGCAGGCGGCCATCCAGGCGCAGTAGTTCAGCCTCCACGACCTCGGCGGCGCGCTGGCGCAACGCGGTGACCGTCGGGGTCACCTCCGCCATCCGCTCGCCGGTCAGGTATCGGGCGACCTCGTCGTTGACGATCTGCCGGGCCGCGCCCGCATCGTTGGCCGCGGCCCGCGCGGTGGGTTCGCGCTGGATGCGTTCCATGTCCACCACGACCACGCCGGGCAAGCCGGCCACGGTCGGATCGACATCGCGGGGCATACCCAGGTCGCAGAAGACCAGTTGACGGCCGCCCTCCAGCGCATGGTGTACATCGGCCAGCGAGATCACCGGACGGACGGCCCCGGTGCAGGACACCACGACATCGGCCTGGGCCAGCGCCTGATCCAGGTTGTCCAGGGTGATCGCCTGAGCATTCACGCCGGCCTCGCGGGCCGTCGCGGCGAGGCGCCGCGCGCGTTCGGCGCTGCGGTTCACCACCCAGAGGTTGTCGATACCCGCCCGGATCAGCTGCGCGGTGGCCA
Coding sequences within:
- the hemB gene encoding porphobilinogen synthase is translated as MPFPYQRPRRLRATPAIRRLVAETTLAPRQLVLPMFVADGLSEPKAISSLPGVVQHSTESLRRAAEDAVKAGVGGLMLFGVPQEKDKDATGSAGLAADGILNRALSVLSADLGDSTVLMADTCLDEFTDHGHCGVLDASGLVDNDATLAQYVDMAVAQANSGARVVGPSGMMDGQVAAIREGLDAAGHTSVIIMAYTAKYASAFFGPFREAVGSSLRGDRRSYQQDVANGREALRELELDVQEGADIVMVKPAMSYLDVLRQVADASPVPVAAYQVSGEYAMICAAAQNNWIDLQAMALETLTSIRRAGADIVLTYWAADVAGWLSG
- the hemC gene encoding hydroxymethylbilane synthase — protein: MIRIGTRGSLLATTQAGVIRDALRAKGHEAELVIVTTAGDQSAAPVEQIGVGVFTAALREAMAGDVVDVAVHSYKDLPTAADPRFVIPAIPPREDYRDALVARDGLVLGELPAGSVIGTSSPRRAAQLRALGLGLEIRPLRGNLDTRLSRVSNGDLDGVVVARAGLARIGRLDHITETLEPVQVLPAPAQGALAVECRSEATDLVAVLAELDHADTRAAVTAERALLAELEAGCTAPVGAIAEVVESIDEEGRVFDELSLRGCAAALDGSDVIRASGIGTPDRAAELGLAVARELLDLGARALMTAE
- a CDS encoding heavy metal translocating P-type ATPase translates to METTDLQLHGMTCASCASRVEKGLNKITGVNARVNLALESARVEHDDSVSGEDLVKAVESVGYKARVVGGSAHAAHHDGHEHEGHDPQDHMNHDVPDDQLKPRLIGSLILAIPVVAISMVMPWHFSGWEIVVAALTTPILLWGGYPFHRAAFVNARHGASTMDTLVSLGTIAAYVWSLWVLFTSAGHTHGETHVYFEVVAAVTVFLLAGRFAESRAKRSAGSALRALLSLGAKDVAVLRGGHETRIPVEQLVVGDEFVVRPGERVATDGVVVEGHSALDTSTMTGESVPVEVTAGGSVLGGYVNTHGRIVVRATKVGADTQLALMAQLVSDAQTGKAQVQRLADRVSAVFVPAVLIIAAFTFVAWTAQGYPLASAFTAAVAVLIIACPCALGLATPTAILVGTGRGAQLGVLIKGPEVLENVKDIDTVVLDKTGTVTTGAMSVVAVRRSVGSGVADADEVLRIAASVEAASEHPVAKAIVAAAASARLSLSPVTGFRNEPGIGVSGVVDGHEVSIEAMPGQNTTAAVSWGGLRRGEIEVADTVKPSSRQAIDELKAMGITPVLLTGDNAEVAARVAAEVGIAPGDVIAGVKPTEKADVVKRLQAEGKKVAMVGDGVNDSAALATADIGMAMGTGTDAAIEASDLTLVRGDLTTVPTALRLSRKTLGTIKANLFWAFAYNTAAIPLAALGLLNPMIAGAAMAMSSVFVVLNSLRLRTFR
- a CDS encoding glutamyl-tRNA reductase, with translation MSVLLFGASHRSAPVPVLEKLAIGEADQPKIIEHILQSPLVTEVMVLSTCNRVEVYAVVEAFHGGLTIIGEAIARHAGMGMNELTKYAYVRYSEAAVEHLFAVASGLDSMVIGEQQVLGQVRNAYATAESHQAVGRVLHELSQSALRVGKRVHSETGIDAAGASVVSVALDLADKKLDGLPGRTAAVVGAGSMGSLATAQLIRAGIDNLWVVNRSAERARRLAATAREAGVNAQAITLDNLDQALAQADVVVSCTGAVRPVISLADVHHALEGGRQLVFCDLGMPRDVDPTVAGLPGVVVVDMERIQREPTARAAANDAGAARQIVNDEVARYLTGERMAEVTPTVTALRQRAAEVVEAELLRLDGRLPGLAGAERDEVAKTVRRVVDKLLHAPTVRVKQLASAPGGDSYAEALRELFELDPHTVEAVATAGELPLAAKELHE
- a CDS encoding sulfite exporter TauE/SafE family protein: MPVQEMILVALAAFGAGAINVVAGSGTLITFPTLIAFGYPPVVATMSNAIGLTVGSMTGVWGYRRELSGQWPRLKWQIPAVLLGALIGSFLLLHLPEKTFVTVVPILLILALALVVVGPKIQAWARRRSEAQGLDADHVPPGRMAALTGGNFLVGIYGGYFTAAQGIMQIAVMGALLPESMQRMNAAKNVLAMITNIVAALAYTIVAFDRVSWTAAGIIAAGSFVGGLAGARWGRRLSPGALRAVIVAVGLIGLWRLLF
- a CDS encoding bifunctional uroporphyrinogen-III C-methyltransferase/uroporphyrinogen-III synthase encodes the protein MTRGRKKPGRILFVGSGPGDPGLLTVRARAVLTGATVAFTDPDVPQAVLDLVGSAVELPEPAPVKPATAGDEAPAAADNEAAAEPPLTIDIRPALGDPADVAKTLVAEAKNGMDVVRLVAGDPLSIDSVLAEVHAVTRTQVAFEILPGLSSSTAVPAYAGLPPGSAHTVADVRGDVDWAALAAAPGPLILHATPTHVPDAAKSLIEHGLADQTLVAVTAQGTTCAQRTVETTLGSLIDGVPVDANDPHGPMTGALVLTIGRVVGGRSKLNWWESRALYGWTVLVPRTKDQAGEMSEKLVGYGALPVEVPTIAVEPPRSPAQMERAVKGLVDGRYQWVVFTSTNAVRAVWEKFAEFGLDARAFSGVKIACVGQATAEKVRAFGINPELVPAGEQSSLGLLDEFPPYDDVFDPVNRVLLPRADIATETLAEGLRERGWEIDDVTAYRTVRAAPPAAQTREMIKTGGFDAVCFTSSSTVRNLVGIAGKPHARTIVACIGPKTAETAIEFGLRVDVQPETAAVGPLVEALAEHAARLRTEGALPPPRKKSRRR